In Musa acuminata AAA Group cultivar baxijiao chromosome BXJ3-9, Cavendish_Baxijiao_AAA, whole genome shotgun sequence, a single genomic region encodes these proteins:
- the LOC135648957 gene encoding tRNA (guanine(26)-N(2))-dimethyltransferase-like isoform X2: MVAIPAFSLCSPLPLSPRPRRAPIAPRRPTALANTLEAERGVQFETGDSFFRRESAVGRDLGVLSAALHRRSLPPGGGLRVLDAMCGCGVRSLRYLAQAGAAFVWANDASEGCRPLILSNLSGHPRVSPQGDRSWVVTHLDANRVLAENYLRKEFFDLVDVDCFGSDSSFMRLAIATIRKGGLLYVTSTDGYSSGGHRPHCSLASYGAYVRPMPFSNEVGLRMLIGGALREAAALGYHISPLFSFYSYHGPVFRVMLQVDRGQLHEKSRYGFLSYCHGCGNSQTFSWEELGQISCACRKGEISKSVVVSGPLWTGPLHDVTHVTDMLQLATEWGWACTNRNEVDLEKLLNQMIEEGDPRLPPGYIKLDEIASRGKMNSPPLSTLINTLQEEGYVASRSHIAPNAIKTNCPITECIQFACRLRCSTSNRRPHTTKWIM; encoded by the exons ATGGTGGCCATCCCCGCCTTCTCCCTTTGTTCCCCTCTTCCCCTCTCCCCCAGGCCTAGAAGAGCACCAATCGCGCCCCGTCGGCCGACGGCCCTCGCCAACACCTTGGAGGCTGAGCGCGGCGTCCAGTTCGAGACGGGCGACTCCTTCTTCCGCCGTGAGAGCGCCGTCGGCCGCGACCTCGGCGTCCTCTCTGCCGCCCTCCATAGGCGCTCTCTCCCTCCTGGCGGCGGCCTCCGTGTCCTCGACGCCATGTGCGGCTGCGGCGTCCGCTCCCTCCGCTACCTCGCCCAGGCCGGTGCCGCCTTCGTCTGGGCCAACGACGCCTCCGAGGGCTGCCGCCCCCTCATCCTCTCCAACCTCTCCGGCCACCCCCGGGTCTCGCCCCAGGGCGACCGCAGCTGGGTCGTCACCCACCTCGACGCCAACAGGGTGCTCGCGGAGAACTACCTCCGCAAGGAGTTCTTCGATCTCGTGGACGTCGATTGCTTCGGGAGCGACTCCTCCTTCATGAGACTGGCAATTGCCACTATCAGGAAGGGAGGATTGCTGTACGTCACCTCCACCGATGGGTATTCGTCGGGAGGGCATCGCCCTCATTG TTCTTTGGCTTCATACGGAGCATATGTTCGCCCAATGCCATTTTCGAATGAGGTTGGTTTACGGATGCTTATAGGTGGTGCTTTACGGGAAGCAGCTGCTTTGGGCTATCATATATCAccacttttctctttttattcaTATCATGGACCTGTATTCCGAGTAATGTTGCAAGTGGATCGCGGACAGCTCCATGAAAAAAG CCGATATGGTTTCTTAAGCTACTGCCATGGTTGCGGAAATTCTCAAACATTTTCTTGGGAAGAACTTGGCCAAATTTCATGTGCATGCAGAAAAGGCGAG aTTTCCAAATCTGTTGTTGTCTCAGGCCCTCTCTGGACTGGTCCTCTCCATGATGTAACTCATGTGACTGACATGTTACAATTAGCTACGGAGTGGGGATGGGCATGCACTAACCGGAACGAGGTTGATTTGGAGAAACTTCTAAACCAAATGATAGAGGAAGGGGACCCTCGACTACCTCCTGGATACATCAAACTTGACGAG ATTGCTAGCCGAGGGAAAATGAATTCTCCTCCTCTTAGTACCCTGATTAACACACTACAAGAG GAAGGTTATGTGGCTTCGAGGTCCCATATCGCGCCCAATGCAATCAAGACGAATTGCCCGATCACTGAATGTATTCAGTTTGCTTGCAGACTTCGATGCAGCACGAGCAACAGAAG GCCTCATACAACAAAATGGATCATGTAA
- the LOC135648957 gene encoding uncharacterized protein LOC135648957 isoform X1, which yields MVAIPAFSLCSPLPLSPRPRRAPIAPRRPTALANTLEAERGVQFETGDSFFRRESAVGRDLGVLSAALHRRSLPPGGGLRVLDAMCGCGVRSLRYLAQAGAAFVWANDASEGCRPLILSNLSGHPRVSPQGDRSWVVTHLDANRVLAENYLRKEFFDLVDVDCFGSDSSFMRLAIATIRKGGLLYVTSTDGYSSGGHRPHCSLASYGAYVRPMPFSNEVGLRMLIGGALREAAALGYHISPLFSFYSYHGPVFRVMLQVDRGQLHEKSRYGFLSYCHGCGNSQTFSWEELGQISCACRKGEISKSVVVSGPLWTGPLHDVTHVTDMLQLATEWGWACTNRNEVDLEKLLNQMIEEGDPRLPPGYIKLDEIASRGKMNSPPLSTLINTLQEVCDLVQSCNLYSSIIVVGEINSLPFCTQYPLVVSLLHLPAFLSLSGFDNMFCLWVCEQRLFCFGFEFYKTV from the exons ATGGTGGCCATCCCCGCCTTCTCCCTTTGTTCCCCTCTTCCCCTCTCCCCCAGGCCTAGAAGAGCACCAATCGCGCCCCGTCGGCCGACGGCCCTCGCCAACACCTTGGAGGCTGAGCGCGGCGTCCAGTTCGAGACGGGCGACTCCTTCTTCCGCCGTGAGAGCGCCGTCGGCCGCGACCTCGGCGTCCTCTCTGCCGCCCTCCATAGGCGCTCTCTCCCTCCTGGCGGCGGCCTCCGTGTCCTCGACGCCATGTGCGGCTGCGGCGTCCGCTCCCTCCGCTACCTCGCCCAGGCCGGTGCCGCCTTCGTCTGGGCCAACGACGCCTCCGAGGGCTGCCGCCCCCTCATCCTCTCCAACCTCTCCGGCCACCCCCGGGTCTCGCCCCAGGGCGACCGCAGCTGGGTCGTCACCCACCTCGACGCCAACAGGGTGCTCGCGGAGAACTACCTCCGCAAGGAGTTCTTCGATCTCGTGGACGTCGATTGCTTCGGGAGCGACTCCTCCTTCATGAGACTGGCAATTGCCACTATCAGGAAGGGAGGATTGCTGTACGTCACCTCCACCGATGGGTATTCGTCGGGAGGGCATCGCCCTCATTG TTCTTTGGCTTCATACGGAGCATATGTTCGCCCAATGCCATTTTCGAATGAGGTTGGTTTACGGATGCTTATAGGTGGTGCTTTACGGGAAGCAGCTGCTTTGGGCTATCATATATCAccacttttctctttttattcaTATCATGGACCTGTATTCCGAGTAATGTTGCAAGTGGATCGCGGACAGCTCCATGAAAAAAG CCGATATGGTTTCTTAAGCTACTGCCATGGTTGCGGAAATTCTCAAACATTTTCTTGGGAAGAACTTGGCCAAATTTCATGTGCATGCAGAAAAGGCGAG aTTTCCAAATCTGTTGTTGTCTCAGGCCCTCTCTGGACTGGTCCTCTCCATGATGTAACTCATGTGACTGACATGTTACAATTAGCTACGGAGTGGGGATGGGCATGCACTAACCGGAACGAGGTTGATTTGGAGAAACTTCTAAACCAAATGATAGAGGAAGGGGACCCTCGACTACCTCCTGGATACATCAAACTTGACGAG ATTGCTAGCCGAGGGAAAATGAATTCTCCTCCTCTTAGTACCCTGATTAACACACTACAAGAGGTATGTGACTTAGTCCAGTCGTGCAATTTATATAGTTCAATTATCGTGGTTGGGGAGATAAACTCACTTCCTTTTTGCACTCAATATCCCCTGGTGGTTTCACTACTTCACCTGCCTGCTTTTCTCAGCTTATCAGGCTTTGACAATATGTTTTGTCTGTGGGTCTGTGAACAACGCTTGTTTTGTTTTGGGTTTGAGTTTTATAAAACTGTTTGA
- the LOC135648958 gene encoding transcription factor RF2b-like — MKRKPEMQARGPDPPPSPNPIPDHRNLPSNESPVAPAPLPAEAAGAPPSMFPVPHHRRARSELAFRLPDDLDLRGAVPVDEIGSEDDLFCTFMDIDKIGCKLEASGSGSEGDGDCTDRTAESSGCAEEAKPRHRHSVSVDGSSMTSSATMRREGLSGEVMETKKAMTPEQLAELAVIDPKRAKRILANRQSAARSKERKAYYISELERKVKTLQTEATTLSAQLTLLQRDTAGLSAENTELKLQLQAMELQAQLRDALSEALKQEVQRLKIATGEVSKPDESCNIGQHSAPYSSSFFTLPQQQPIHLQAIQFQPQFQHLQPGLLNQHMISHPNDLPQVMQQHPLGRLQGLDINNGAHMVKSESSTVSVSESSSTF, encoded by the exons ATGAAGAGGAAGCCGGAGATGCAAGCGAGGGGCCCCGATCCGCCACCCTCTCCCAACCCTATCCCCGACCACCGCAATCTCCCCTCCAATGAGTCCCCGGTAGCACCGGCGCCGCTTCCGGCGGAGGCCGCCGGAGCTCCCCCATCCATGTTCCCCGTTCCCCACCACCGCCGGGCCAGATCTGAACTCGCATTCCGCCTTCCGGACGACCTCGACCTCCGCGGCGCCGTTCCGGTCGACGAGATCGGCTCCGAGGACGACCTCTTCTGCACTTTCATGGACATCGACAAGATCGGGTGCAAGCTCGAGGCGAGCGGATCCGGGTCGGAGGGCGACGGGGACTGCACGGATCGGACGGCGGAGAGCTCTGGGTGCGCCGAGGAGGCGAAGCCCAGACATCGACATAGCGTTTCGGTGGACGGGTCGTCAATGACGTCTTCGGCGACGATGAGGAGGGAAGGGCTGTCGGGAGAGGTGATGGAAACAAAGAAGGCGATGACGCCGGAGCAGCTTGCGGAGCTGGCCGTCATTGACCCTAAGCGGGCCAAAAG AATTCTAGCTAATCGGCAATCTGCAGCTCGATCCAAAGAAAGAAAGGCTTATTATATATCAGAACTTGAGAGGAAAGTTAAGACCCTCCAAACTGAAGCTACAACCCTCTCTGCACAACTTACTCTACTTCAG AGAGACACGGCTGGACTCTCTGCAGAAAACACTGAGCTTAAGCTACAGTTACAAGCAATGGAACTACAAGCACAATTACGTGATG CGCTGAGTGAGGCACTAAAGCAGGAAGTCCAAAGACTAAAGATTGCGACGGGTGAAGTATCAAAACCTGATGAATCTTGCAACATTGGACAGCATAGCGCACCGTATAGCTCATCGTTCTTCACACTTCCACAGCAACAGCCGATCCACCTTCAAGCAATCCAGTTTCAGCCCCAGTTCCAGCATTTGCAGCCTGGTCTCTTAAACCAACACATGATTAGTCACCCCAATGACCTTCCCCAAGTGATGCAGCAACATCCTCTTGGAAGGCTTCAGGGATTGGATATCAACAACGGTGCCCATATGGTGAAATCAGAGAGTTCCACCGTTTCGGTCAGTGAAAGCAGCAGTACCTTCTAA